The Shewanella sp. MTB7 genome includes a window with the following:
- the ispD gene encoding 2-C-methyl-D-erythritol 4-phosphate cytidylyltransferase, whose product MNERQDKIVAVVPAAGIGSRMGTEIPKQYLEINGTPILGLTLTILLTHPKIDKVIVALYPKDTLFSSLPQASHPKLHTVVGGGERADSVLACLEHIEDGAWALVHDAARPCLTHSDIDKLIASRERFPQGAILAVPVRDTMKRGKGDGTIEKTVCREQLWQALTPQLFLGAELRGNLSSALIENAIITDEASAMEWAGVSPGLVSGSIENIKITHPDDLRLAKLFLTN is encoded by the coding sequence ATGAATGAGCGTCAAGATAAAATTGTTGCCGTTGTTCCGGCTGCGGGTATAGGAAGTCGAATGGGAACGGAGATCCCTAAACAGTATTTAGAGATTAATGGTACGCCTATCTTAGGGTTAACGTTAACCATACTCCTAACTCACCCCAAAATTGACAAAGTGATCGTGGCACTTTATCCAAAAGATACGCTATTTAGCTCTTTACCTCAGGCATCGCACCCTAAGCTACACACTGTTGTCGGCGGAGGCGAGAGAGCTGATTCTGTATTAGCTTGCCTTGAGCATATTGAAGACGGTGCTTGGGCCTTAGTACATGATGCTGCGCGTCCCTGTTTGACCCATAGCGACATTGATAAGCTTATCGCATCTCGAGAGCGCTTCCCTCAAGGCGCAATATTGGCTGTGCCCGTTAGGGATACAATGAAACGTGGCAAGGGTGATGGAACAATAGAAAAAACAGTGTGTCGAGAGCAGTTATGGCAAGCTTTAACTCCTCAACTATTTTTAGGTGCAGAGCTTAGAGGTAACTTAAGTTCTGCGTTGATAGAAAATGCGATTATTACTGATGAAGCTTCTGCGATGGAGTGGGCTGGAGTTTCACCTGGGCTGGTTTCGGGTAGCATCGAAAACATTAAGATCACCCACCCAGATGATCTTCGGCTGGCTAAACTATTTTTAACAAATTAA
- a CDS encoding peptidoglycan DD-metalloendopeptidase family protein, giving the protein MKRNRVALVLGIVCLLTIGCSFQSERPAPVASVTTPVKTAYNKGALKSDFYHVKQGDTLYSIAWASDNDFIDLANKNKLKKPYTIFPGQKLNLDLTSNVTNAVNAKVTSKNSHKVVGGDVKHEGKHKLTPVLVAKSTPVTPSKKSLDQLPKSGYSVTTNQQVVNDVIHRNKSELPTTVTQWLWPVKGKVIGTFSAKEQGSKGIKIAGQRGDIIKAAADGRVVYAGSALRGYGNLVIVKHSDDYLSAYAHADSILVKEKQFVTIGQTLAKMGNTGTDRVMLHFEIRRHGKSVNPLKYLPK; this is encoded by the coding sequence ATGAAGAGGAACAGGGTTGCTCTGGTTCTAGGGATAGTTTGTTTATTAACAATAGGCTGTAGTTTTCAGTCTGAACGACCAGCCCCGGTTGCCAGCGTAACAACGCCAGTTAAGACTGCTTATAATAAAGGTGCATTAAAATCAGATTTTTATCACGTAAAACAAGGTGACACGCTTTACTCAATTGCCTGGGCATCGGATAATGATTTTATTGATTTAGCTAATAAAAACAAGCTGAAGAAGCCCTATACGATATTTCCTGGGCAGAAGCTAAACCTTGATTTGACATCAAATGTTACAAATGCGGTTAACGCTAAGGTAACGTCAAAAAATAGTCATAAAGTTGTAGGTGGAGACGTTAAACATGAGGGTAAACATAAGCTTACCCCTGTTCTTGTAGCTAAAAGCACCCCTGTGACCCCGTCAAAAAAATCACTTGATCAACTGCCAAAGTCTGGGTATTCTGTAACAACTAATCAACAAGTTGTTAACGATGTTATCCACAGGAATAAATCGGAGTTGCCAACAACAGTGACTCAGTGGCTGTGGCCAGTAAAAGGAAAGGTGATTGGTACTTTCTCTGCCAAAGAGCAGGGAAGTAAAGGAATTAAAATTGCTGGACAGCGAGGTGACATAATAAAAGCGGCCGCCGATGGGCGAGTTGTATATGCAGGCAGTGCACTTCGAGGGTATGGTAACTTGGTAATAGTCAAGCATAGCGATGATTATCTTAGTGCTTATGCCCATGCAGACAGCATCTTAGTTAAAGAAAAACAGTTTGTTACTATTGGGCAAACATTAGCAAAAATGGGTAATACAGGCACAGATAGGGTCATGTTACATTTTGAGATCCGTCGTCATGGTAAGTCTGTTAACCCACTGAAATACTTACCTAAATAA
- the ispF gene encoding 2-C-methyl-D-erythritol 2,4-cyclodiphosphate synthase — MNIRIGHGFDVHKFGGDSPLLLGGVNVPYKTGLIAHSDGDVVLHAISDAVLGAVALGDIGKHFPDTDDDFKGADSRKLLRHCYQLAKNKGFIIGNLDVTIIAQVPKMAPHIEAIRQVLSRDFDTDLDNINVKATTTEKLGFTGRKEGIAVEAVILLTKSA; from the coding sequence ATGAATATACGTATTGGTCATGGCTTTGATGTGCATAAGTTTGGTGGTGATTCCCCGTTACTATTAGGCGGTGTTAATGTGCCATACAAAACGGGTCTGATTGCCCATTCCGATGGTGATGTTGTCCTACATGCTATCTCAGATGCTGTTCTTGGTGCGGTAGCGCTGGGCGACATAGGTAAGCATTTTCCGGATACTGATGATGATTTCAAGGGGGCAGATAGCCGAAAATTACTTCGCCACTGCTATCAACTTGCTAAAAACAAAGGTTTTATTATTGGTAATTTGGATGTGACCATCATTGCTCAAGTACCAAAGATGGCACCACATATTGAAGCGATTAGGCAAGTCTTAAGTCGTGATTTTGACACAGATCTGGATAACATCAATGTTAAAGCGACCACAACAGAAAAGCTTGGTTTTACCGGTCGTAAAGAGGGGATTGCTGTTGAAGCGGTGATCTTGCTGACAAAGTCAGCATAA
- the rpoS gene encoding RNA polymerase sigma factor RpoS, with amino-acid sequence MGRKSNTAIAEPLVDLVKNESDVEIDKKGTKADSVELESQVQDDLQKNLDATQLYLSEIGFSPLLSAEEEVYFSRKALKGCDKSRNRMIESNLRLVVKIARRYNNRGLALLDLIEEGNLGLIRAVEKFDPERGFRFSTYATWWIRQTIERAIMNQTRTIRLPIHVVKELNVYLRTARELAHKLDHEPTAEEIAEKLDLPSSDVSRMLKLNERITSVDTPLGGDNDKALLDVLADDDNVGPDYKVQDEDMSKSVVKWLDELNTKQREVLARRFGLLGYEPSTLENVGKEIGLTRERVRQIQVEALKRLKDLLSAQGLSVEAIFKI; translated from the coding sequence ATGGGTCGTAAATCGAATACAGCAATAGCGGAACCGTTAGTGGACTTAGTTAAGAATGAGTCTGATGTTGAAATTGATAAAAAAGGAACAAAAGCGGATAGTGTTGAGCTTGAGAGTCAGGTTCAGGATGACTTACAAAAAAACTTAGATGCAACTCAATTGTATCTTAGTGAAATTGGTTTTTCCCCCCTACTCAGTGCGGAAGAAGAGGTGTATTTTTCACGCAAGGCTTTAAAAGGCTGTGATAAATCCCGTAACCGTATGATCGAAAGTAATCTAAGGCTCGTGGTTAAAATTGCCCGTCGTTATAATAATCGTGGTCTTGCTTTGCTTGATCTTATTGAAGAGGGAAATTTGGGTCTTATTAGGGCTGTTGAAAAATTTGATCCTGAAAGAGGTTTCAGATTTTCTACTTATGCAACTTGGTGGATCCGTCAGACCATAGAACGTGCCATCATGAATCAAACAAGAACGATTCGCCTTCCTATACATGTAGTTAAAGAGCTGAACGTTTATCTACGAACGGCAAGAGAGTTAGCTCATAAGTTAGATCATGAACCTACAGCTGAAGAGATTGCGGAGAAGTTAGATCTTCCTAGTTCCGATGTCAGTCGTATGTTAAAGCTTAACGAGCGGATCACCTCTGTCGATACACCGCTTGGTGGCGATAACGATAAAGCCTTGCTCGATGTATTGGCTGATGATGACAATGTTGGTCCTGATTATAAGGTGCAAGATGAAGATATGTCTAAGTCGGTGGTGAAGTGGTTAGATGAACTCAACACCAAGCAAAGAGAGGTGTTAGCGCGCCGCTTTGGGCTGTTGGGATATGAACCTTCAACACTTGAAAATGTAGGTAAAGAGATAGGATTGACCAGAGAGCGAGTGCGCCAGATCCAAGTCGAAGCTTTGAAACGACTTAAAGATCTTCTTAGTGCTCAAGGCTTATCTGTAGAAGCTATTTTTAAAATTTAA
- the surE gene encoding 5'/3'-nucleotidase SurE, with amino-acid sequence MKILVSNDDGVTAPGIVALTNALAASYEVMTVGPDRNCSGASNSLTLTNPLRINTLSNGYISVSGTPTDCVHLAIRELYTDEPHMVVSGINAGANLGDDTLYSGTVAAAMEGRFLGLPAIAVSLVGSKLEHYDSAAYFTCKIIEGLLKSPIAQDQILNVNVPDLPIEQIKGIKVTRLGARHKAAGMIKTQDPAGKDIFWLGPPGEEQDASEGTDFHAITNGFVSVTPLTVDLTAFNQITSMQEWIDKL; translated from the coding sequence ATAAAAATTCTGGTCAGTAATGATGATGGGGTCACGGCGCCAGGAATTGTTGCATTAACCAATGCGTTAGCAGCGTCCTATGAAGTGATGACTGTGGGACCTGATCGTAATTGCTCCGGTGCAAGTAACTCTTTAACCTTGACTAACCCTTTGCGAATTAATACCTTGAGTAATGGTTATATCTCTGTAAGTGGTACACCTACCGATTGCGTACATCTGGCTATTCGAGAACTCTACACAGATGAGCCTCATATGGTAGTTTCAGGGATTAATGCTGGCGCTAACTTAGGTGACGATACCTTGTATTCAGGTACCGTTGCGGCGGCAATGGAGGGACGATTTCTTGGTTTACCAGCCATTGCTGTTTCGTTAGTGGGATCTAAACTTGAACATTATGATAGCGCTGCTTATTTTACCTGCAAAATAATTGAAGGTTTACTCAAGAGCCCGATAGCCCAAGACCAAATTCTCAATGTTAATGTGCCAGATCTTCCTATTGAGCAGATTAAAGGGATTAAAGTGACTCGCTTAGGCGCCAGACACAAAGCGGCGGGCATGATTAAAACTCAGGATCCTGCAGGTAAGGACATATTCTGGTTAGGCCCACCGGGTGAAGAGCAAGATGCCAGTGAAGGTACGGATTTTCATGCGATAACAAATGGCTTTGTCTCTGTGACGCCACTTACAGTGGATCTCACAGCGTTCAATCAAATTACATCAATGCAAGAGTGGATAGATAAGTTATGA
- the mutS gene encoding DNA mismatch repair protein MutS has product MKAIDNQDLEKHTPMMRQYLTLKAENPDVLLFYRMGDFYELFYDDAKKASELLGISLTARGKSGGDPIPMAGLPYHAVEGYLAKLVQLRVSVAICEQIGDPATSKGPVERKVVRLVTPGTLTDEALLQERRDNLLAAVYHGKTGFGYATLDISSGRFVIAELTTSEALEAELQRTSPAEILYSEDFSEMGLIAGFQGTRRRPEWEFDFDTSKKLLLDQFGTKDLHGFGVDGARLSLQAAGCLMQYVKDTQRTALPHINSIVRFNQGDSIILDAATRRNLELTVNLQGGYTNTLATVLDNTTTPMGSRMLQRWIHEPLRDRTRIEARQNALAEILENGLYDELHPLLKSLGDIERITARLALRNARPRDFSRLKHALAILPEIQHILAKCQSDHIKHLAHLISEFPQELALLDRAIVDNPPMLIRDGGVLKPGYNAELDQWRDLSQGATDYLAELEAREKEATGISTLKVGYNRVHGYYIEVSRRESDLVPLSYQRRQTLKNTERYIVAELKEHEEKVLSSQGKALALEKQLWDQLFDLILPKLHELQLFAQGAAELDVIANFAERAETLNYQRPVLIESSGIQIESGRHPVIEQVSQTPFIANPVTLNPTRKMLIVTGPNMGGKSTYMRQVALITLMAHIGCYVPAQSAIIGPVDRIFTRIGAADDLASGRSTFMVEMTETANILHNATPNSLVLMDEIGRGTSTYDGLSLAWSAAEYLAQTIKAMTLFATHYFELTQLPDLISNVANVHLDAIEHGDTIIFMHAVQDGAASKSYGLQVAALAGVPNSVILAAKHKLHHLESRDAQNDELTQSNGVQQSIVFPEPIGSPLQEAMDSIRPDELTPKQALDILYELKKLYC; this is encoded by the coding sequence ATGAAAGCAATCGACAACCAAGATTTAGAAAAACATACCCCTATGATGCGTCAATATTTGACGTTAAAAGCCGAGAATCCAGATGTACTTCTGTTCTATCGTATGGGGGATTTCTATGAACTCTTTTACGATGATGCTAAAAAAGCGTCTGAATTATTAGGGATATCGCTTACAGCAAGAGGCAAAAGTGGTGGCGATCCAATTCCCATGGCTGGTCTCCCCTATCACGCAGTGGAAGGTTACTTAGCTAAGCTGGTTCAACTAAGAGTCTCGGTCGCTATATGTGAGCAGATCGGTGACCCTGCAACATCCAAAGGCCCTGTCGAGCGTAAAGTTGTCCGTCTCGTCACCCCAGGTACGCTGACCGATGAAGCCCTTCTGCAGGAGAGAAGAGACAACTTACTTGCTGCTGTCTATCATGGAAAAACAGGCTTTGGTTACGCAACGTTAGACATCAGCTCAGGTCGCTTTGTCATTGCCGAATTAACGACATCTGAAGCATTGGAAGCTGAACTTCAACGTACCAGCCCTGCAGAAATTCTTTACAGCGAAGACTTCAGTGAGATGGGGCTTATTGCTGGTTTTCAAGGCACACGCCGTCGCCCTGAATGGGAGTTTGACTTTGACACCAGTAAAAAACTCTTACTCGATCAGTTTGGTACCAAAGATCTTCATGGCTTTGGCGTCGATGGGGCTCGTCTGTCACTTCAAGCCGCTGGTTGTCTTATGCAATATGTTAAAGATACCCAACGTACAGCACTGCCTCATATCAATTCTATCGTCAGGTTTAATCAAGGTGATAGTATTATTCTTGATGCTGCCACCAGACGTAATCTTGAACTGACGGTCAATCTTCAAGGCGGTTATACCAATACCTTAGCCACAGTATTAGATAATACCACCACGCCTATGGGCAGCCGTATGCTGCAAAGGTGGATACACGAGCCGCTTCGTGATCGTACTCGTATCGAAGCACGTCAAAATGCACTTGCAGAGATATTAGAAAACGGGCTCTATGATGAGCTTCACCCTCTACTGAAATCTCTAGGAGATATTGAGCGGATCACCGCAAGACTGGCCTTAAGAAATGCACGCCCTAGGGATTTTTCTCGTCTTAAACATGCACTCGCCATTTTGCCTGAAATCCAACACATTTTAGCCAAGTGTCAATCAGACCATATCAAGCATCTTGCCCATCTTATCAGCGAGTTTCCTCAGGAACTGGCACTACTCGATAGGGCTATCGTCGATAATCCTCCGATGCTGATCCGCGATGGTGGCGTGTTAAAACCTGGCTACAATGCGGAATTAGATCAATGGCGCGACCTGAGCCAAGGCGCGACAGATTATTTAGCTGAGCTTGAAGCTAGAGAAAAAGAGGCTACAGGCATATCGACTCTAAAGGTTGGGTATAACCGCGTACACGGTTATTATATCGAAGTGAGTCGCAGAGAATCTGATCTGGTACCTCTTAGCTATCAGCGTAGACAAACACTGAAAAATACTGAACGTTATATCGTCGCTGAACTTAAAGAACACGAAGAGAAAGTGCTTTCTAGTCAAGGTAAGGCATTGGCACTTGAGAAGCAGTTATGGGATCAACTCTTTGATCTTATTTTACCAAAACTCCATGAACTCCAGTTATTCGCTCAAGGCGCGGCCGAACTCGATGTGATCGCTAACTTTGCAGAGCGCGCTGAAACCCTTAACTATCAAAGACCAGTATTAATCGAGAGTTCAGGTATACAGATAGAGTCCGGTCGTCACCCAGTGATCGAACAGGTTAGCCAAACACCTTTTATCGCTAATCCAGTAACCCTAAATCCAACACGTAAAATGCTCATTGTCACAGGCCCTAATATGGGAGGTAAGTCGACCTATATGAGACAGGTTGCCTTGATCACCTTGATGGCTCACATCGGCTGTTATGTACCTGCTCAAAGTGCCATTATAGGACCCGTTGATCGTATATTTACCCGTATTGGTGCCGCTGACGATCTCGCATCCGGTCGCTCCACGTTCATGGTTGAGATGACAGAAACCGCTAATATCTTGCACAATGCGACACCCAACAGCTTAGTATTAATGGATGAAATTGGTCGAGGCACCTCGACCTATGATGGCCTGTCATTAGCATGGTCAGCGGCGGAATATCTAGCGCAGACAATTAAAGCTATGACCTTGTTCGCCACCCACTATTTTGAACTAACTCAACTACCGGATCTCATCTCAAATGTAGCTAATGTACACCTTGATGCGATTGAGCACGGTGATACGATCATCTTTATGCATGCCGTTCAGGATGGTGCTGCAAGCAAGAGTTACGGACTGCAGGTTGCAGCACTTGCCGGGGTGCCTAACTCAGTAATTTTAGCTGCAAAACATAAGTTACATCATTTAGAAAGCCGTGATGCCCAAAACGATGAATTAACACAATCTAATGGAGTGCAACAAAGTATTGTATTCCCAGAGCCAATTGGCTCTCCACTTCAAGAGGCTATGGACTCGATTAGACCCGACGAGCTAACCCCTAAACAGGCACTCGATATTTTATACGAGCTTAAAAAGTTATACTGTTAA
- the alaS gene encoding alanine--tRNA ligase: MYQTTAALRSAFLEYFRTNGHQVVDSSSLVPVNDPTLLFTNAGMNQFKDVFLGEDKRSYTRATSSQRCVRAGGKHNDLDNVGYTARHHTFFEMLGNFSFGDYFKREAIGFAWNFLTQELKLPKERLCVTIYETDDEAYDIWTKEIGVPAENLIRIGDNKGAAYASDNFWQMGDTGPCGPCSEIFYDHGDHIWGGRPGTPEEDGDRFIEIWNIVFMQYNRQSNGDMLPLPKPSVDTGMGIERIAAIMQGVHSNYEIDIFQALIKKSAEILAVTDLENKSLRVISDHIRSCAFLIADGVMPSNEGRGYVLRRIIRRAVRHGNKLGATDSFFYKLVPTLIEVMGDAAKGLAATQAIVEKSLKAEEEQFARTLERGLGILDGALNELKGDVLDGETAFKLYDTYGFPVDLTADVCREREISVDEAGFEVAMAEQRRRAQAAGQFDTDYNDSLKIDEETQFSGYIELTAPGKVTAIYQAGELTNSLNAGEDAVIVLDCTPFYGESGGQCGDKGLLTAYGIEFVVKDTQKYGQAVGHQGRLNSGTISVGDTLEAIVDEELRQRTELNHSVTHLLHAALRQLLGTHVSQKGSLVDSERLRFDFSHFEGMKPEELQAVEDLVNTQIRRNHKLTAEVMDMDRAKEKGAMALFGEKYTDEVRVVTMGDFSIELCGGTHVGRTGDIGLFKITSEGGIAAGIRRIEAVTGAAAMVYIAAQKAELEQAAALLKADSGSVVIKLKAQLERTKLLEKELSQLKDKLAAATSADLAGEALLINGVNVLVKKLEGVDAGALRGLQDELKQKLGSGIVVLAIAGDAKVNLIVGVTKDLTSKVKAGELVASIATQVGGKGGGRPDMAQAGGTQPEHLDAALTQVIPWLEERLV; this comes from the coding sequence ATGTATCAAACCACTGCAGCGCTAAGAAGTGCTTTCTTAGAGTATTTCCGTACCAACGGTCATCAGGTTGTGGACAGTAGTTCACTGGTACCTGTTAATGATCCAACCTTGCTGTTTACTAACGCAGGTATGAATCAGTTTAAAGATGTGTTCCTTGGGGAAGATAAGCGTAGTTATACTCGCGCTACCTCTTCACAACGTTGCGTACGTGCCGGTGGCAAACATAACGATTTAGATAACGTTGGTTACACAGCCCGTCATCACACTTTTTTCGAAATGTTAGGTAACTTTAGTTTTGGTGATTATTTTAAGCGTGAGGCGATCGGTTTTGCATGGAACTTCTTAACTCAAGAGTTGAAGCTTCCTAAAGAGCGCCTATGTGTCACCATTTATGAAACTGATGATGAAGCTTACGATATCTGGACCAAAGAGATTGGCGTTCCTGCTGAGAATTTAATCCGTATTGGTGACAACAAAGGCGCGGCATATGCGTCTGATAACTTCTGGCAGATGGGCGATACAGGTCCTTGTGGTCCTTGTTCTGAAATTTTTTATGATCATGGTGATCATATCTGGGGTGGCCGTCCTGGCACGCCTGAAGAAGACGGTGACAGATTTATTGAGATCTGGAACATCGTATTCATGCAATATAATCGTCAGTCAAATGGTGACATGCTACCACTGCCTAAGCCCTCAGTTGATACGGGGATGGGAATTGAGCGTATTGCTGCAATTATGCAAGGCGTACACTCAAACTATGAAATTGATATCTTTCAAGCTTTGATCAAAAAGAGTGCAGAGATATTAGCTGTGACTGATTTAGAAAATAAATCACTGCGGGTTATTTCTGATCACATTCGATCTTGTGCCTTCTTAATTGCCGACGGCGTTATGCCGTCGAATGAAGGCCGTGGCTATGTACTTCGTCGCATTATCCGCCGCGCAGTACGTCACGGAAATAAGCTAGGTGCAACGGATTCCTTCTTCTATAAGTTAGTACCAACGCTCATCGAAGTGATGGGAGATGCTGCTAAAGGTTTAGCAGCAACACAAGCTATTGTTGAAAAATCATTGAAAGCTGAAGAGGAGCAATTTGCTCGTACTTTGGAGCGCGGTTTAGGCATTCTAGATGGTGCGCTTAATGAGCTTAAAGGCGATGTATTAGACGGCGAAACGGCGTTTAAACTTTATGATACTTATGGCTTTCCGGTTGATTTGACCGCTGATGTGTGTCGTGAACGTGAGATCAGCGTTGATGAAGCTGGTTTTGAAGTGGCGATGGCTGAGCAGAGACGTCGTGCACAAGCAGCTGGTCAATTTGACACTGATTACAATGATTCACTTAAAATTGATGAAGAAACTCAATTCTCGGGTTATATCGAGTTGACAGCCCCTGGCAAGGTTACTGCAATCTATCAAGCAGGTGAGCTAACCAATAGCTTAAATGCAGGTGAAGATGCTGTGATCGTACTTGACTGTACACCATTTTATGGTGAGTCAGGTGGACAGTGTGGTGATAAAGGGTTATTAACGGCTTACGGCATTGAGTTTGTTGTTAAAGATACGCAAAAGTACGGTCAAGCAGTCGGTCATCAAGGTCGATTGAACTCTGGTACTATCTCTGTTGGTGATACTTTAGAGGCGATAGTCGATGAAGAACTTCGTCAGCGCACCGAGTTGAACCATTCTGTTACTCATCTACTGCACGCAGCATTACGCCAACTGCTTGGTACTCATGTCTCTCAGAAAGGCTCTTTGGTTGATTCTGAAAGATTACGATTTGATTTTTCTCATTTCGAAGGGATGAAGCCTGAAGAGTTGCAAGCGGTTGAAGATCTGGTTAATACGCAGATCCGTCGCAATCATAAGTTAACGGCTGAAGTCATGGATATGGATCGAGCCAAAGAGAAGGGCGCGATGGCGCTTTTCGGTGAAAAATATACCGATGAAGTACGAGTGGTCACCATGGGTGACTTCTCTATCGAACTTTGTGGTGGTACTCATGTGGGACGCACCGGTGATATTGGTTTGTTTAAGATCACTTCAGAAGGTGGTATTGCGGCGGGTATACGTCGTATTGAAGCGGTAACCGGAGCTGCTGCGATGGTTTATATTGCAGCACAAAAAGCGGAGTTAGAGCAGGCTGCGGCTTTACTTAAGGCTGACAGTGGTTCTGTCGTTATTAAGCTTAAGGCTCAGTTAGAGCGTACTAAATTACTTGAAAAAGAGTTGTCGCAACTTAAGGATAAGCTTGCTGCTGCAACAAGTGCCGATCTAGCGGGTGAAGCTCTGCTGATAAATGGTGTTAATGTTCTGGTTAAGAAGCTAGAAGGTGTTGATGCTGGTGCGTTACGCGGATTGCAAGATGAGCTTAAACAAAAGTTAGGTTCAGGTATTGTCGTACTTGCCATTGCGGGTGATGCTAAAGTTAATCTAATTGTAGGTGTGACTAAAGATCTCACTTCTAAAGTCAAAGCGGGTGAACTCGTCGCGTCTATTGCAACCCAGGTGGGTGGAAAGGGCGGTGGTCGACCAGACATGGCTCAGGCCGGTGGTACTCAACCTGAGCACTTAGATGCTGCATTAACGCAAGTAATTCCTTGGTTAGAGGAACGTTTGGTTTAA
- a CDS encoding protein-L-isoaspartate(D-aspartate) O-methyltransferase, whose amino-acid sequence MSRVATTAALNLARSLRESGIRNEGVLEAVANTPRELFLDAALGHKAYENTALPIGMGQTISQPYIVARMTELLLEHKPMKVLEIGTGSGYQSAILAQLTSELCTVERIKGLQIQARQRLKRLDLHNVSFKYGDGWQGWSNKGPFDGIIVTAAASTIPEALLDQLVDNGVLIIPVGDSSQQLLKVVRHGEQFSSEAVEIVRFVPLVNGELA is encoded by the coding sequence ATGAGTCGGGTAGCGACAACAGCAGCACTGAACTTAGCAAGAAGTTTGCGTGAATCAGGGATCCGTAATGAAGGGGTTTTAGAGGCGGTAGCTAATACTCCTAGGGAGTTATTTCTTGATGCTGCACTGGGACACAAAGCCTATGAAAATACGGCTTTGCCAATCGGCATGGGGCAAACCATCTCTCAGCCTTATATCGTTGCCAGAATGACTGAATTGTTACTGGAACATAAACCGATGAAAGTACTCGAGATCGGAACTGGTTCAGGGTATCAATCTGCTATTCTGGCTCAACTTACGTCTGAATTGTGCACCGTTGAACGAATTAAAGGACTGCAGATCCAAGCTCGGCAAAGATTGAAACGTTTGGATTTGCATAATGTCTCCTTTAAATATGGTGATGGCTGGCAAGGTTGGTCTAATAAAGGTCCTTTTGATGGCATTATAGTGACAGCTGCTGCGAGTACAATACCTGAAGCTTTACTCGATCAACTTGTCGATAATGGCGTGCTGATAATACCTGTTGGTGATAGTTCTCAACAGCTCTTAAAGGTGGTGCGCCATGGCGAACAGTTCAGCTCTGAAGCGGTAGAGATTGTGCGTTTTGTACCATTAGTGAACGGTGAGCTTGCATAG
- the recA gene encoding recombinase RecA gives MKIDANKEKALNAVLSQIEKQFGKGSIMKLGENRSMDVETISTGSLSLDIALGAGGLPLGRIVEIYGPESSGKTTLTLEVIAAAQREGRVCAFIDAEHALDPIYAKKLGVDIDNLLCSQPDTGEQALEICDALTRSGAVDVIVVDSVAALTPKAEIEGEIGDSHMGLAARMMSQAMRKLAGNLKQTNTMLIFINQIRMKIGVMFGNPETTTGGNALKFYASVRLDIRRTGAIKDREEVIGNETRVKVVKNKIAAPFRQAEFQILYGQGINRTGELVDLGVTHKLVEKAGAWYSYKGDKIGQGRANAGKYLLENPAIADEIDKTLREMLLTPAEPAIVDDNVDLETGEVF, from the coding sequence ATGAAGATAGACGCGAACAAAGAGAAAGCACTTAACGCTGTTTTAAGCCAGATTGAAAAGCAGTTCGGTAAAGGCTCTATCATGAAGCTGGGTGAAAATCGCTCAATGGATGTTGAAACTATCTCTACTGGTTCACTCTCTTTAGATATTGCCTTAGGTGCCGGCGGCCTTCCTTTAGGTCGTATTGTCGAGATTTATGGTCCTGAATCTTCGGGTAAAACAACTTTGACGCTCGAAGTGATTGCTGCGGCTCAACGTGAAGGTCGGGTATGTGCCTTTATCGATGCCGAACATGCGTTGGATCCAATATATGCGAAGAAACTGGGTGTGGATATTGATAACCTACTTTGTTCACAACCTGATACCGGTGAGCAAGCATTAGAAATTTGTGATGCACTAACACGCTCTGGTGCTGTCGATGTTATTGTTGTCGATTCGGTAGCGGCTTTAACACCAAAAGCTGAAATTGAAGGTGAGATTGGTGATTCTCATATGGGTCTTGCTGCTCGTATGATGAGCCAAGCGATGCGTAAGCTTGCTGGTAACCTTAAGCAGACTAACACAATGCTTATCTTCATTAACCAAATCCGTATGAAGATTGGTGTGATGTTTGGTAACCCTGAAACTACAACGGGTGGTAATGCACTTAAGTTTTATGCTTCTGTTCGTCTCGATATTCGTCGTACCGGTGCAATTAAAGATCGTGAAGAAGTGATCGGTAACGAAACCCGCGTAAAAGTGGTTAAGAACAAGATTGCAGCGCCATTTAGACAAGCAGAGTTCCAAATTCTATATGGTCAAGGCATTAACCGCACTGGTGAGCTAGTTGACTTGGGCGTTACCCATAAACTGGTTGAAAAAGCGGGTGCTTGGTACAGCTATAAAGGTGACAAAATTGGTCAAGGCCGTGCCAATGCTGGTAAATATCTGCTAGAGAATCCTGCCATTGCTGATGAAATTGATAAAACACTTAGAGAGATGTTATTAACACCGGCTGAACCAGCTATTGTTGATGATAATGTTGATCTAGAAACTGGTGAAGTCTTTTAA